The following nucleotide sequence is from Diospyros lotus cultivar Yz01 chromosome 3, ASM1463336v1, whole genome shotgun sequence.
ATACTAAGGGCAAAGGTAGTTCCAAGTTATCTAATGATTCTGAAGCACACCAGCGAAAATTTTCTAACAGGAAGAGAATGAACCAAACAAATGTTGAGAACATCAATACATTTCTTGTATTAAGATGCCCTCTATATGTCATTCATCAAATTAAGCTCTACCAAAGTTGAGCTGGATAATCACATACCAATTTTATCTCTAAACAGGAGATGAAATATGGTAGAAAACAACAAACAACTTGTATGTTATGTATCAACTTAAGCTCTTCTGAAGTAGAGCTGGTTGATAGGGACCAACTTTTTCTATAATCTCAAGAAGAAACATAGGAAAGGGCACCAAAAGGAATGCTGCCATATCCAGGACAATGGAAATAAAAGCTTATACCTACACAGCAACTTCCTAATTCAAAAGTTGTTTGTCAAATTCCAAAAGTTGGCtataaatgaattaattatcTCCCTGTTATCCAACTGCAAGAGAAGGAATGTTGCCCAAACAAGAGAGAGGGACCAAGTTCCCCTTCACTCCAAAAGGAATAAGCAAATGATTTACTACCTAACACTTACCTCTTTGTACATGCAGCACCAGCCAATAGACGTTTATGGTTTCATTTACTAACAGTTACAGTAAAATATCCAAACGAGAAAACATTAGGTATATGCAGGTGTCAAAAATAGAATCACATGCAGTACCATAACCGAAGACCTAACATGCATACCTTCAGATTGAGAATGGCTACTCTATTTGCAGGTGTTGAATTCTTATTCTCCATTGCCCAAGTCATTGACTTCAGACAAGGAAGAACCACctaaaagaaaaggcaagaCAAAAAAAGCCATGTTCCTTCTTAGTGGGAATCAGTGATAGATTGGACAAATGATATCAAATAAATTCCAACCTTACCATCTTATCAGAATGACCATCATCGCGTTGGACAGAAACAGGGGCCAAGTGGGGAAAATTCAAATCAGCAACTGATTGAGTAGGAATGCTAGTATCATTAAGATTAAAGTGACGAGTGATTTCATCTTGTCGCGGCCAAAGTAAAGGGGTCATGTCTGAAGCTGAAGTGGAGGTCCTCCTGTCATCAGAACTGACCCCACTAACCTGTTTGCTAGGAGGTGCAACTTTTGCTACATTCTTTTTTACAGCAGCCACCTTTTTTACACCTTCCCTAAGAGCACCCATAGCCACGTTAAAGGTCTCTGGAGCAGTAGCCCCTTCATCTGCATATTTGATTGCCTCTCTACAAAGATTGTTGTACCGCGATATTAGTGATTCCTGGCTTTGTAGTTGATCAATGCGTTCATCAGATCCAACTCCACATTTAGCATTTCTAGTCCAACGTTTCAATATATAGTGAGATGGAAGTGTAAGCACATTGGTAACAGTGAAAACTGTCAAAATATGTCTGCAAAGAATGCCTGAATACTCAAACATCTGGCAGCTACAATTTGCTCTCATCTCTGGCCCATTCAATGTGACAATATATGCTTTTCTGTCATCCTCAAATTTTGCAACCCTGTAGGTACTGATAGACCCATTGCCCTCAATCCTATTCGCAGTATACACAAAGGTCTCAACTAGCTCATCTTGAAATTTTGCAAATATTTTCCTGGTGTAGAGATTTGCTGCTTGTTTCTCCATAGGTGACGGGGTCCTCAGGACTGGCATGGTGCAAATTGTGTCAAAATCTGCTTCTATTTCCTTTTCAAATGAATGCTCTAGAGCTCTTTCATACTGCCTAAAGAACATAGGTAAAGTTGTCTGTTGATTTACATAACCATCAAAAAAGGAACTTTGGAATCCTTGGTTTGGAGAAATAGCAGCAAAAAAGGAATTCCGGAAATACACTGGAACCCATTGTTCTCGTACTTTATATAATGACTGAAGCCAATCATTCCTCCTGAGATCATATTTATCAAGGATAGAATCCCAAGACAATTCAAATTCCTCAACTGTTTCGGTCAAGTTGATACAATTATACAGTTCCACCTGAAAATTAATATGTGCTCGACATATGTGGGCCAACCTTTGCTGGCCTTCTCTTAACACATCCCATTTATTAATACAGTGACGGGTCTTAGGAAATACCTGCTTAAGCGCTGCCTGTATGACTTTGACCTGGTTTGTGATAACAGAAACAGGGGCTTGATCTCTCATTGCAGCAAGAAATGTCTTGAACAGCCATGTGAATGTAACCTCAGATTCATCTAGGAGCAATGCACAACCAAACAAAACTGTCTGGCCATGATGGTTTATCCCTGTGAATGGAACAAATGGTACCTTATAATGGTTCACTTTGTACACAGTATCCAATGTAACAGTGTCCCCAAAATGACTATAAGCAGATCTTGACCTTGCATCTGCCCAAAATACATTGGCCATGCGATTGTCATCATCAAGTTGTATAGCATAGTAGAAACCAGGATTCTCAGCCtgcattttcttaaaataatcaagcagattCTGAGCATCCCTTCCTAGTGTCCTCCTTAGACTAGTAGGTTTAGCAGCATAACTCACTGGCCCTGTGTTCTTAAGATTTGATTCTGCAGGAGAAGCACTCCTAGCTCCATGATTTGTCTGTGAATAGTTTCCATCCATGGacacatacataacaccacttGGGACAATTCCCACTCCTTGCTCACTTTCTTCCATAACCTTTCCTGCACCGGCAAAAAGCCTACGGGGTCGCAGGTAATGCACCTTACTAGGACTCACTGTAGAGTGGCTATGCTCTTTCATAAATTTCGTCACAACCCATTTATTTTGAtcctttaattctattcttAACATTGCATCACAGTTATCACCAGTCCTCCTTTTTAAGCCATCTCTGGTGCACATAAACTCCCTGGCATTAACTGCTCCCCCAGACTTGGAACGTTTACACTGTCTGAAACGGGTGCTAAAACCTACATGCCTTGCATACTCATCATAGAAAGTCTTCGCAGCATCTTCAGAATCAAATTCCATACCCAGATGTGGCTCAGTATCCTCATCCTCATCCTGAGCCATAGAATTTCCATCTGTATTCATGTCCCTACTGTTAAGTTCAGCATCTTCATCATCAGCAATGGCAGTGTTCCCTATGTTTGCATCTTCCACAGCAATCAGTTCAACGTCCATATTATACTCAATTCAACACCACAAATCATTCCCGACCACTAAAGATCTGCAACACCCATGCCGTACAccaacaaattattaatttatacatattttgatCAGCATGCCAACAATATTGATTTGCTAAGCTTTTCATCTGAAACAAAGTGGTCCCAAACTGCAGAATTTTCAATCAGTCAAACTTATTAGACTCATATTGCCACATAAATAAGCACTTCATGACTAAACTACATAATTAAGTTAAATACTTCATAAAGAGAAAAAGTTATATTGCTCAACTTGATTACTAAGAAGTGGTGTGCAAGCATAAGAAACCCTAAAGTCTAATTAATCTTTCATGGACCCAGAGCCATAGCCGAACACCAAAAATTAAACACACTTCTATATATTTAATTCCTTTTAAAGACCTCTCTGCTTGTTCTGCTTCCAAGAAAACTCAAGATCAAAAATTTATATCGACCATcctaattaagtcatagaagcTGTGTGATCTGAGGTTTCTACCTTAAATGTCCCAAATGTTAAAAGGTCTGCAATCAGCTTTTTGGCATTTTATCATTTCCCATTGATTCTCAACAACAAAATGTAACAGAAAGGAGGATTGAACAAATGTAATCACCATAACAACAAAGATCAGTTTAGCAGAACAGGATCAGAGTTAGACACCCGAATCCCACATCACTGTTTGGTATGCTTAAATAGATTGGGAGCAATCACTAAAATCTAATCCAACCAGGCCCATACAAACACATACACATGTGAAGGCTAATGATTTGTCATTGGCCTCATATAGTATTGAATGGCAATAAAAGCTTAGGAAACATGTCACGATCCTAGGGTATAATGGTCATTAAAGCTTGCTGCAATTACTGCTTTATATTTTTCTGTTACCACTTGTATTTTTTTAGTTACATTTCTGTTTTAGAATGGATAGCTGTAATACTTTCAGTTACAAATTGTAACTGAAAGAATTAACTGTAAGAGTGGCTATATAAGCTACTCGATATGATCTTTTGGAGGATATTGAGTAATAACAGATTGAATGCTTCTCTCTCTGCaatttctccctaatttctctctgttttctccctcATCTTCCGTTCTTACTCTCAGTTCTTCTGATTTTTCTCTCCCTTTTGATTCTCTCTCCCACAGTTTCTTCCAAATTCACTAAAAAATCCTAAGTCAGGTCTAGATctctgacatttggtatcagagcagacgATTCTTGGCTGATTGATCTAGGTGATCCTTAGCAGTTGATCCTGAGCAGCCAATCCTCGGTTGCTGAATTGTGAAGTAGGCGATTCAGGAAGGCAGATTTAGAGTTGATCGATCTCAAGAGGCAGTTGATTCAGGCAATTCTTATTGAATGCGAGCAAAGGTGATGGCAAAAGGCATCCGCATGAAGTAGTTGGAGATGGAGTCCTCAAAACTAGCAGACTCAAGCGGAGGTGAGTGGCTGCCGAGAAGAAAGTGCTGCAACAAGAGAAAGTGTGTAGACATTAGAAAGAAGTGTGCAGATGCTAGAGAAAGGAATTAAGGAAGAACTCACTAATTTTGGCCAAAAGCTGGACGACTTTTTGAATAAGGTTTCAAAGATGTTCCAGTGGATTTTCCACCAAGATCCACTGCAGAACTGATTCTAGCAAGAGCTGGAATCCTACGTAGTACCTCCGGTCTGCAAGAACTACGAAGCTGATGAATTTTGGTCACTCTACGAGAGGATTTTCCACCAAGATCCACTGCAGAACCAATTCTAGCAAGAACTGGAATCCTACCTAATACCTCTGGTCTGCAAGAACAAAGAAGCTGATGAATTTTCTGAATTGGATCAGGCAATTCCAATTGAAAGAGCATTCATTTGTACGGAAACTGGTGCTGGAGTCCTTCCTCAGACTTCTGACTTATAGGAAGCTGAGGAACAATCTGAATTAGTAAAAGACATCGATTCATGTCACGGACCAGTAGTTGGGGTACTAAGGCGGGAATATAGGTTGGTTATTAGGGAAGGAGTACACAGGGGGAAGGCTGGGGTATTATTGTACATTCTAACAATTCATTAGATATTCCGGCTATAAATCATGCCGGAGGTGAAAGTCGCGATGAAGAGATCTTTCACGCATCTGATGTAATGCGTGCCCTTGGCATCTATTCTAGGCTGGATCACGTTTTTGACACTCCACATGCAGTCATATACGATCTGATTGGGCAAATCAGACTGGAACACTCTTATATTGGTTCCAAGGAAACTGATCGTCAGGCTGATGAGATCTTAAGATTGGGAATTTTAGACCTTTGGACTCCAGAAAATCATTATAGATGGTTTAAATCTAGATATGGATAGAGGTGCAAATGAGTCGAGCTGAGTTTCGGTTAGCTCGGCTTAGCTTGACAAATTTTATCATAGGCTCAAGCTCGAGCTCGATTAGCATAGCTTGAGCTCGAGCTCGGCTCGGCAATTTGATTGACGAGCCGAGCTCAAGCTCGAGCGAGCCCAAGCTCAAATTGACGAGCCGAGCTCAAGCTCGAGCGAGCCCAAGCCGAGCTTGGGCTCAGGCtggaatttatcaaagttttatttaaaaaaacctaataaaatgatgtacaataaaaacaaatatcaatatgataatcaacaaatataccTAAATGAACCTAacttgataatcaacaaatataacatcaacatgataattaagtaataataatttcacaaattacaataagcataatatcatttactgtacaaaaaaataatcaaattacttgtctagttatttttaaaatacaaatataatcaaaattacaacACAACAAAGTTATTTAACTAATGTATCACTTAGTCAATTAACTATTTggttattaaattaatgttattccATCATATATTCGAGTAAGACAagtatataatcgattaatcacTTAAATGTTTAggttttacttgattaaaaaaaaaaaagtagagtACAATATTTATTAgtgttactcaactaaacatttccttactcgattaaaatgataattattctattaaactcatacattagttgattaatttttaagtcacaacaaatttttttatcaacacattcttattatgatattattataataaagtaaagtttgataattttatgttaaatatatttttaaaaaattataaataattttgttaattattctATTAACAAGCCTATTTACGAGCCAGCTCGCGAGCCTCTATTTGAGCCAACTCACGAGCCTATAACCGAGTTAGCTTGCAAGCCTCTATTCGAGACAGCACACGAGCTCATAATTGAGCCAACTCATGAGTCTCTATTCGAGCCAACTCGCAAGCTAACGAGCCGAATTTTACTGAACTCAAAGTTAGCTTGTTTACAAATCGAGCTTCAAAGTTAGGCTCAAGCTCGTCTCGCTTACCTTAATGAACAAACTCGAACAACCTTTTATCGAGTCGAGCTCGAACAACTCGGCTCATTTGCACCCCTAGATATGGAGGTCATGTTTCAGCCATGTGGAACCTGCGGAACATTTTCGTCTCTTCCTATGCAATCAGGATATTGAGGATATTGAGAGGCTTAGGTCCAGGAAAAAAGAACTTGATGAAACTATTGAAGTCCTAGTTGGAAGTTTGAAGTTTCTTCAGACTGAAATAAGACATGCAGAGGATGAAGAAGCTAAATTTCACAGGCAGCGTGAGAAGATTATCAATATTGTCCAACTGGAGAAGAGAAATTAGCCAAGGAGATCTTTGAGGACCACCTCTTACATTCTcaagaaaaggcaaaagaaaaggaacataagagagaagaggaaaaggccaagaaggagaaagaaaaagaggaaaaaggaaagaggaaggaaaaagagaaggtGATGGAACAGTCTAAGAATGATGAATCAGATAGTGAAAGCAggcattagaaaaaaaaaatcaccacgACGTTTCTCGCATAAATAATGGCCAATTACTAtcatttcttggggacaaaaaaTCTTTCAAGGAAGGGGgattgtcatgatcctagggtaTAATGGTCATTAAAGCTTGCTGCAATTACTGCATTATGTTTTTCTGTTACAACTTGTATTTTTTTAGTTACATTTCTGTTTTAGAATGGATAGCTGTAATACTTTCAGTTACAAATTGTAACTGAAAGAATTGACTGTAAGAGTGATTATATAAGCAACTTGGGATGATCTTTTGGAGGATATTGAGTAATAACAGATTGAATGCTTCTCTCTCTGcaattctctctgttttctccctcattttcctCTCTTCCAATCTTAGTCTCAGttcttctgatttctctctccctttcgaTTCTCTCTCCCTTGGTTTCTTCCAAATTCACTACAAAATCCTAAGTCCAGTCCAGATCCCTGACAAAACAGTACTAGAATTTCATAGTGAACGACAATCAAATCTCTCACTGATTTACAATGAAACAGTTAGCATGTATCAAACACATGAGAGCATGTGTCAATGGTTAGGCCCACCAGAGGACATTGtatgaattgaattttaaaacttaGTTGGGGAGGGATAAAATCTACCAATGTAGTAactcaaaaagaataaaaaacacaaaattgacaCCTAATTGTTAGGAACCGGGCAACCGTGAAGATATGATTCTGCCTTGATTGATCCGTAGAGCCACAAACACGAACTCCTctaagtcggtccacacgatcggccgTTTCCACAAACGCattgagtaatgctagtaaccctaggcgcctccaatgagagatccgaatttctccttgtttttccagcttcttaagtggcctatttatagagtaaaaaccctaattatgcctttggaaaaaccctaaacgatttaggtctggcccataatcatattgggccgtatctctcttttaatttgtggaacggactcgacccaagtgtgtgaccccttaggtccaccattgggctagatgtagggccaattctattgggttatatgaaggcccaacttcttagaataattaaactcttttaattaaacttatgggcttcataattaactcatctcatgggcttcttaattaaactctttaattaatagttttagaattaatcatattaattctaaaaccctacatatcatggttaacgtctagcaacatgccatgaacgcctagccaacgatgaaaaacacggaccttttcgattgcaattaccgtacagtaaaatcctttcattaactatgtcccgattgaatttagggtatggttttatgacgaaaccctagttattcaataactatgtatccattccagatttatgacttgttcgattaaatcaaaacaccttttgatttccatctcaccttggccaaggatttccttagtcatgaaatcatcggaatacataggacatcttctcatcttgtcgataagtgatgaatcctatttcgacattcacaagccttcatatgtgataaggttacgcccagtgataatttgttaatgactccattggaatccaaaaagaaccaaagcgtaaccagtcaaatataagactaccatgatgtctcaagtctaaggaccaatctgcactactgcaacacagaaattccaattcgacaatcaacaattatcattaggaattctgtagcgggtcaattcagtgtacttattcttataataagcacccacatatatgcactagtgtccacacaccaatgtctatgaaataagacattctcctaattgagcatgcatcatatatgctagtctatccgagttattagtgtccaatcctaataactctatgactaggaacatttaagatcaaggcttataaggaatatgtttcatgatcgtcatctctatgcacgaccatattccatgagcctatttgatctatggactttgtcaagagtggaaataataaagtcaaccatcaatgacaaataaaacataatgccttacaataataattgattgaagataaagagtcacaatggaaaaatatgatcaattacatgtaaatataattggcttgtggggcataactctaacactaatttcatttgaatgacaaTCATCCAGTAATGGCAAATATGAGTAGGTTTTATACTGTCTCCCTACCTCTGAATCACTCCCTATCTTattcattccccccccccctccttctccctcttttttttttttttttttcaatgcaaCAATCTCCGTCCCTTGTCACCTTCAGCCAACAGAACTTTAGCAAGAATCACAATTCCAATGGTAAAATCATCCTAACACAACCCTAAACACAAGCaggacaaaaaaatattattatttcaatatttctttTGAGAGAGTATTTATGTTATCATTATTATGGCTTAATCTTATGTGTTGGAATGGTGttatttctataataatttCGATCTATGAATTGAATGGTATCTTCCTAATTGATTAGTagtattttttacatatatttttagtgGTATTTGGTTATGTTCATAAACATTACTGctaaaatatatagaaaataatatttttcatgatatCCTTATGTGTTCCAAATCATTGTTCCCCCAGTCCATATCCTCATTCACATTGGTGCTTCTTACCTGTGGATTGAAGATATTTAAACTCAAATACATGTTGCTCTATGCATGATAAAAATTCATCATGAACCCCATACCTTCATTTTCGTTTATCTATGTACTGtgtgaatttgaattttaaaacacCGCGTGGAAAAAACTTGTAGATATACCTGTTCTAACATACTTATCATTGTCAATATGGTGTCTGGTCACTCTGGTGAAAGAAATGGTTTAAATAGAACAACTTATAATTATGCTAGATAGGATTTTGAAGCAAACAACAGAGTTTTGCAGGAAGGTTATTGCCCACACTAAGAGATAATCTCTCTTCATTGTCTCCATTCAATAAGTTATGCAATCAACTTGTGTCAGCTAACAGCCAAATATTAAGAAAACTTGCACTCATtgcacaagaaaaaaaaaatattaatcttatGCATACACAACACAATACAGCACTAATTGAAAGGGAAAAACCTCTACTGGCTTACGACAGAAACAGAAAACtgttgagaaaaataattgttatctaagttctaaaaattcataaacaCAATAAACATTTGAATCTCCCAACTTCTTGGCAAGCACTAACTACAAATACGATACGCAGTTGCTATTATCTTCCCCTCTATGCCTAAAGTTAAAAACCAATAGTCCTTATGCATTATTCGTCTACAACCCAAGAGTTCTATTCAAAACCTAAAACTACACTCTCATAGAAAAACGCAACGAAAGGACACCGGAACTATGAAATAAACCCGAACGAAAAGGAAAACATTATACAACATAAGAAAATACATAGAAACATTACCGAAAACGAGCTATGTGAGAGAGTAACCTCGGACGGCAAATTTCCGTGACGATAAACAAGTGCAGATGGAACTCGGTTGCCGACCAGAAATTATTGATTTCCAAACGGAAAAACATGCAATTATatgcatacatgcatatatgtaCAGGCGCAAATAGATAACCGTCAGGTAGAGAGGAACGTGAAGTGTTGATTCTTCAGTGGGAGACCGAACAATGGAACTCTACTTCGAGCCCTAGTTGGCTCCTACGCTTGCGTTTCTTTCTATATTCCTATGCGGGCAATAGTCGGTTCACTTTTTTGGGTAAACGAACCGCCGGCTCGGTCGGATCGCACTTTTTGAACGTGGCCCAAATGGGTCGGTTTTGGGCTATATTTGGGAATCCGTACCCGttataataatttgattgatattaGCTACGCATAATGAATGTACCGACCAAACATGTTAATTGAATGgatttattcattaaataataaagataactAGTGGATCAGCCATGCGATGTatggatatcgtaaaaaaaaaaaatattaaagtgaaagttatataatttagta
It contains:
- the LOC127796571 gene encoding protein FAR1-RELATED SEQUENCE 3, which produces MDVELIAVEDANIGNTAIADDEDAELNSRDMNTDGNSMAQDEDEDTEPHLGMEFDSEDAAKTFYDEYARHVGFSTRFRQCKRSKSGGAVNAREFMCTRDGLKRRTGDNCDAMLRIELKDQNKWVVTKFMKEHSHSTVSPSKVHYLRPRRLFAGAGKVMEESEQGVGIVPSGVMYVSMDGNYSQTNHGARSASPAESNLKNTGPVSYAAKPTSLRRTLGRDAQNLLDYFKKMQAENPGFYYAIQLDDDNRMANVFWADARSRSAYSHFGDTVTLDTVYKVNHYKVPFVPFTGINHHGQTVLFGCALLLDESEVTFTWLFKTFLAAMRDQAPVSVITNQVKVIQAALKQVFPKTRHCINKWDVLREGQQRLAHICRAHINFQVELYNCINLTETVEEFELSWDSILDKYDLRRNDWLQSLYKVREQWVPVYFRNSFFAAISPNQGFQSSFFDGYVNQQTTLPMFFRQYERALEHSFEKEIEADFDTICTMPVLRTPSPMEKQAANLYTRKIFAKFQDELVETFVYTANRIEGNGSISTYRVAKFEDDRKAYIVTLNGPEMRANCSCQMFEYSGILCRHILTVFTVTNVLTLPSHYILKRWTRNAKCGVGSDERIDQLQSQESLISRYNNLCREAIKYADEGATAPETFNVAMGALREGVKKVAAVKKNVAKVAPPSKQVSGVSSDDRRTSTSASDMTPLLWPRQDEITRHFNLNDTSIPTQSVADLNFPHLAPVSVQRDDGHSDKMVVLPCLKSMTWAMENKNSTPANRVAILNLKLQDYSRATLGESEVKFQLSRVNLEPMLRSMAYMSEQLSTPGNRVAVVNLKLQDTETTSGESEVKFQVSRDTLGAMLRSMSYIREQLLNVAELQSETPSKKQRK